In the genome of Mucisphaera calidilacus, one region contains:
- the rplK gene encoding 50S ribosomal protein L11 — MAKKSVESVFKIQAPAGSATPAPPLGPALGQHGVNPGQFIQQFNERTAPMAGKVVGCVITVFSDRSFEFEIKAPPMPELIKSALSIDKGSGEPHTKKVGKLTLDHLKAIAEEKGAEMTGHSQEAIMRTIAGTARSMGVETEEIPAG; from the coding sequence ATGGCCAAAAAATCCGTCGAATCCGTCTTCAAGATCCAGGCTCCCGCCGGTTCCGCCACCCCCGCGCCGCCCCTCGGCCCCGCGCTGGGACAGCATGGCGTCAACCCCGGCCAGTTCATCCAGCAGTTCAACGAGCGAACCGCACCCATGGCCGGCAAGGTCGTCGGATGCGTCATCACCGTCTTCAGCGACCGATCCTTCGAGTTCGAAATCAAGGCACCACCCATGCCCGAACTCATCAAGTCCGCCCTCAGCATCGACAAGGGCTCAGGCGAACCCCACACCAAGAAGGTCGGCAAGCTCACACTCGACCACCTCAAGGCCATCGCCGAAGAAAAAGGCGCCGAGATGACCGGACACTCCCAGGAAGCCATCATGCGGACCATCGCAGGGACCGCACGATCCATGGGCGTCGAGACCGAAGAAATCCCCGC
- a CDS encoding arsenate reductase/protein-tyrosine-phosphatase family protein: MLFLCTGNYYRSRFSEQWFNHLSSERGLAVRANSRALGLDEDPYFSYPTIAVRTLEKLESLGLEPDPARLPLQVVEEELASAALVVAIKEAEHRQRLAAKFPGWEERVRYWHVHDLDGATPEEALGELEVLVGELVDEMADGSA; the protein is encoded by the coding sequence GTGCTTTTTTTGTGCACGGGGAACTACTACCGGAGTCGTTTTTCGGAGCAGTGGTTCAACCACCTGTCTTCGGAGCGGGGTCTGGCGGTGCGGGCGAACTCACGGGCGCTAGGGCTGGATGAGGATCCGTACTTCTCGTATCCGACCATCGCGGTTCGGACGCTGGAGAAGCTGGAATCGCTGGGGTTGGAGCCTGATCCGGCAAGGCTGCCGTTGCAGGTGGTTGAGGAGGAGTTGGCGTCGGCGGCGTTGGTGGTGGCGATCAAGGAGGCGGAGCACCGGCAGCGTCTGGCGGCGAAGTTCCCGGGGTGGGAGGAGCGCGTGCGTTACTGGCACGTTCATGATCTGGACGGGGCGACGCCTGAGGAGGCGCTGGGCGAGCTGGAGGTGCTGGTGGGTGAGCTGGTGGATGAGATGGCGGACGGATCGGCCTGA
- a CDS encoding YbaB/EbfC family nucleoid-associated protein, whose product MFEQMKMMKELGKLWANRDELKARAEKVKNELGRRTVTAEAGAGVVKVTVSGHLEVTDITFEPAALTAANDADRQMLQDLTRQAVNQAMAMAKQMIQSEIKLAVGDIDIPGLDNLIPDMT is encoded by the coding sequence ATGTTCGAACAGATGAAAATGATGAAGGAACTCGGCAAGCTCTGGGCCAACCGCGACGAACTCAAGGCCCGCGCCGAAAAGGTCAAGAACGAACTCGGACGACGAACCGTTACCGCCGAGGCCGGCGCAGGCGTCGTCAAGGTCACCGTCTCCGGACACCTCGAAGTCACCGACATCACCTTCGAACCCGCCGCACTCACCGCCGCAAACGACGCCGACCGACAGATGCTCCAGGACCTCACCCGCCAGGCTGTCAACCAGGCCATGGCCATGGCCAAACAGATGATCCAGTCCGAGATCAAGCTCGCCGTCGGCGACATCGACATCCCCGGTCTCGACAACCTCATCCCCGACATGACCTGA
- the dnaX gene encoding DNA polymerase III subunit gamma/tau, translating into MAYTVLARRYRSQAFGDVVGQDAVAQTLKNAIQRDRVAHAYLFCGTRGVGKTSMARLFARALNAPATMPDAPQPSDVELPETDVQQRMADAIMRGDDLNVIEIDAASNNSVDNARELIANAGLAPTANARFKIYIIDEVHMLSNQAFNALLKTMEEPPEHVKFILCTTDPHKVPPTIQSRCQRFDFPAIPTARITEHLKAVVNAESLDAEDDLVYTVARLGNGSMRDALSLLDRVIAAAGDDKLTVTTLETLLGLPETDLIDNLVNAAAQGDVAATLRAGHDLLARGVSQEQVVETLIERLRQLMLVAACGPDADVVELSDEARKTTAQLAAHFDTDALVYLITLADNLQRHAKQSANPRALFDAVLARMALAEKMADVAAILAGNTTPTQKKKP; encoded by the coding sequence ATGGCCTACACCGTCCTCGCTCGACGATACCGCTCTCAGGCCTTCGGCGACGTCGTCGGCCAGGACGCCGTCGCGCAGACGCTCAAAAACGCCATCCAACGCGACCGCGTCGCCCACGCCTACCTCTTCTGCGGGACACGAGGCGTCGGCAAAACCTCCATGGCACGCCTCTTCGCTCGCGCACTCAACGCACCCGCAACCATGCCCGACGCACCGCAGCCCAGCGACGTCGAACTCCCCGAAACCGACGTCCAGCAACGCATGGCCGACGCCATCATGCGTGGCGACGACCTCAACGTCATCGAGATCGACGCCGCCTCCAACAACAGCGTCGACAACGCACGCGAACTCATCGCCAACGCCGGACTCGCCCCTACCGCCAACGCTCGCTTCAAGATCTACATCATCGACGAAGTCCACATGCTCTCCAACCAGGCCTTCAACGCCCTCCTCAAAACCATGGAGGAGCCCCCCGAGCACGTGAAATTCATCCTCTGCACCACCGACCCCCACAAGGTCCCGCCCACCATCCAGTCGCGCTGCCAACGCTTCGACTTCCCCGCCATTCCCACCGCTCGCATCACCGAACACCTCAAGGCCGTCGTCAACGCCGAATCCCTCGACGCCGAGGACGACCTTGTCTACACCGTCGCACGCCTCGGCAACGGCTCCATGCGCGACGCACTCTCCCTCCTCGACCGCGTCATCGCCGCCGCCGGCGACGACAAACTCACCGTCACCACCCTCGAAACACTCCTCGGTCTCCCCGAGACCGACCTCATCGACAACCTCGTCAACGCCGCCGCCCAAGGCGACGTCGCCGCAACCCTCCGCGCCGGACACGACCTGCTCGCCCGAGGCGTATCCCAGGAACAGGTCGTCGAAACCCTCATCGAACGACTCCGGCAACTCATGCTTGTCGCCGCCTGCGGACCCGACGCCGACGTCGTCGAACTCTCCGACGAGGCGCGCAAGACCACCGCCCAACTCGCCGCACACTTCGACACCGACGCCCTCGTCTACCTCATCACCCTCGCCGACAACCTCCAGCGACACGCCAAACAATCCGCCAACCCCCGCGCACTCTTCGACGCCGTCCTCGCCCGCATGGCCCTCGCCGAGAAGATGGCCGACGTCGCCGCGATCCTCGCCGGCAACACCACCCCGACTCAAAAAAAAAAGCCGTAG
- a CDS encoding PIN/TRAM domain-containing protein: protein MITYILRGLFILLATSVTALYVLPFQAEQEVSVLNVMMLIGGTLILCVGVIALDAAYPEKDLSAVSGVFLGIIAGLLATYAASFLVDLIPVLIEFKEPEAIERLLRGVKVLLGVVFCYVGISLVLQTKDDFRFIIPYVEFAKELRGSRPTLLDTSVIVDGRIVDIIETHALQGPLVVPRFVLNELQTIADASEKMKRARGRRGLDMLQSLQESHAIEVQIEDRDAEGAGVDQKLISLAQHLRARVMTNDYNLNKIAQLRGVEVINLNDLAKALRPVALPGEELVVKLVKPGENPSQGVGYLDDGTMVVVENGREHIGERVDLVVTSTLQTSAGRMIFGKFASTEDEEEAEEAVTEPVAVAEEGHRVRTTRRNPRRG from the coding sequence ATGATTACATACATCCTGCGTGGGCTGTTCATTCTGCTGGCGACCTCGGTGACGGCGTTGTACGTGCTGCCGTTTCAGGCGGAGCAGGAGGTCAGCGTTCTGAACGTGATGATGCTGATCGGGGGGACGCTGATTCTGTGCGTGGGGGTGATCGCGTTGGACGCGGCCTACCCGGAGAAGGATCTGTCGGCGGTGTCTGGGGTGTTTCTGGGGATCATCGCGGGTTTGCTGGCGACGTACGCGGCGTCGTTCCTGGTGGATTTGATCCCGGTGCTGATCGAGTTCAAGGAGCCTGAGGCGATCGAGCGTCTGCTGCGTGGTGTGAAGGTTCTGCTGGGCGTGGTGTTCTGTTACGTGGGGATTTCGCTGGTGCTGCAGACGAAGGATGATTTCCGGTTCATCATCCCGTATGTGGAGTTTGCGAAGGAGTTGCGGGGTTCGCGGCCGACGCTGTTGGACACGTCGGTGATCGTGGACGGTCGGATCGTGGACATAATCGAGACGCATGCTCTGCAGGGCCCGCTGGTGGTGCCGAGGTTCGTGCTGAACGAGTTGCAGACGATCGCGGACGCGTCGGAGAAGATGAAGCGTGCTCGCGGGCGGCGGGGTCTGGACATGCTGCAGAGCCTGCAGGAGAGCCACGCGATCGAGGTGCAGATCGAGGATCGTGATGCTGAGGGGGCGGGCGTGGACCAGAAGCTGATCAGTCTTGCGCAGCATCTGCGGGCGCGGGTGATGACCAACGACTACAACCTGAACAAGATCGCGCAGCTGCGCGGTGTTGAGGTGATCAACCTGAATGATCTGGCGAAGGCGCTTCGTCCGGTGGCGCTGCCTGGGGAGGAGTTGGTCGTGAAGCTGGTGAAGCCGGGCGAGAACCCGTCGCAGGGGGTGGGTTATCTGGATGACGGGACGATGGTGGTGGTGGAGAACGGCCGGGAGCATATCGGCGAGCGTGTGGATCTGGTGGTGACGTCGACGCTCCAGACCTCTGCGGGGCGGATGATTTTCGGGAAGTTCGCGTCGACGGAGGACGAGGAGGAAGCGGAGGAGGCGGTGACGGAGCCGGTGGCGGTCGCGGAGGAGGGGCATCGGGTGCGGACGACACGTCGGAACCCGCGGCGGGGATAG
- a CDS encoding type II toxin-antitoxin system ParD family antitoxin has protein sequence MPTQNVSLSEHFYDFIQRCVDSGRYQNASEVVRAGLRALEQREKEEAARVERLKQLIQEGEEAYARGEYVSLSSSEERAAWLEGIEQEVLEEKHRDQQRVDDEAA, from the coding sequence ATGCCTACACAGAATGTCAGTTTGTCGGAGCACTTCTACGACTTCATCCAGCGTTGCGTGGATTCGGGGCGGTATCAGAACGCGAGCGAGGTGGTGCGTGCGGGCTTGCGGGCGCTTGAGCAGCGTGAGAAGGAGGAGGCGGCGCGGGTTGAGCGTCTCAAGCAGCTGATTCAGGAGGGTGAGGAGGCTTATGCGCGTGGGGAGTATGTGAGTCTGAGTTCGTCTGAGGAGCGTGCGGCGTGGTTGGAGGGCATTGAGCAAGAGGTTCTTGAAGAGAAGCATCGAGATCAACAGCGTGTGGATGACGAGGCGGCATGA
- a CDS encoding type II toxin-antitoxin system RelE/ParE family toxin: MNWRVEVTSQARADIKAVLRYTLDRFGPNQVRYYRVAIDDSLKHLETDPVSVPAKPLTPPLPSIRQLPVRLRGRSGRHALIYRLDEVARVVIVLRLLHRAMDLGRHVEGEAGEDD; the protein is encoded by the coding sequence ATGAACTGGCGTGTCGAAGTTACGTCACAGGCACGCGCCGACATTAAGGCTGTTCTCCGGTACACGCTGGACAGGTTCGGTCCGAATCAGGTGCGGTATTACCGCGTCGCGATTGATGATTCGCTCAAACACCTTGAGACCGACCCTGTGTCTGTTCCGGCGAAACCACTTACTCCGCCGTTGCCTTCAATTCGCCAGTTGCCGGTGCGTCTGCGGGGCAGGTCGGGCCGACACGCGTTGATCTACCGGCTTGATGAGGTGGCGCGTGTGGTGATTGTGCTGCGGCTGCTGCACCGGGCGATGGATCTGGGGCGTCACGTTGAGGGGGAGGCTGGTGAGGATGATTGA
- the sucD gene encoding succinate--CoA ligase subunit alpha — protein sequence MSILVDSNTRVICQGITGSAGAFHTRGCLEYGTNMVGGVTPNKGGQKDTNGLPIFNTCYEAVEATEANATMIFVPPPFAGDAILEAADAGIQLIVCITEGIPVVDMMRVKRILAQPQHRQVRLIGPNCPGVITPGQCKIGIMPGYIHKKPEDAEAKRSVGIISRSGTLTYEAVWQTSNLGIGQTTCVGIGGDPVRGMNFIDCLVQFNADTQTDGIVLIGEIGGSDEEAAADYIKNHVSKPIAAFIAGRTAPPGRRMGHAGAIISGGEGGAETKLDALREAGCHIAESPADLGTTMAKALGL from the coding sequence ATGAGCATTCTTGTCGACTCCAACACGCGTGTGATCTGCCAGGGGATCACAGGGTCCGCCGGTGCCTTCCACACCAGGGGCTGCCTCGAATACGGCACCAACATGGTCGGTGGCGTCACGCCCAACAAGGGCGGACAGAAAGACACCAACGGACTCCCCATCTTCAACACCTGTTACGAGGCCGTTGAAGCCACCGAGGCCAACGCCACCATGATCTTCGTCCCGCCGCCGTTCGCAGGCGACGCCATCCTCGAAGCCGCCGACGCCGGCATCCAGCTCATCGTCTGCATCACCGAAGGCATCCCCGTCGTCGACATGATGCGCGTCAAACGCATCCTCGCCCAGCCACAGCACCGCCAGGTCCGCCTCATCGGACCCAACTGCCCGGGTGTCATCACCCCCGGACAGTGCAAGATCGGCATCATGCCCGGCTACATCCACAAGAAGCCCGAAGACGCCGAAGCCAAACGCTCCGTCGGCATCATCTCACGATCCGGCACCCTCACCTACGAGGCCGTCTGGCAGACCTCCAACCTCGGCATCGGACAGACCACCTGCGTCGGCATCGGAGGCGACCCCGTCCGAGGCATGAACTTCATCGACTGCCTCGTCCAGTTCAACGCCGATACCCAGACCGATGGCATCGTCCTCATCGGGGAGATCGGCGGATCCGACGAGGAAGCCGCCGCCGACTACATCAAGAACCACGTCTCCAAGCCCATCGCCGCCTTCATCGCCGGACGTACCGCGCCCCCCGGACGACGCATGGGACACGCCGGCGCGATCATCTCAGGAGGCGAAGGCGGTGCAGAAACCAAACTCGACGCCCTCCGCGAAGCCGGCTGCCACATCGCCGAATCACCCGCCGACCTCGGCACCACCATGGCCAAGGCCCTCGGGTTGTAA
- the queF gene encoding preQ(1) synthase — protein sequence MADTKLIECFPNPTPDRDYVIEHVAEEFTSLCPKTGHPDFGVVELRYVPDQTCIELKSLKLYLQNYRTEGIFYEAVTNQIADDLRKAMSPRWIVVRTDWRGRGGIRSTITVEFGSRPGVDDWFDEDDDRPLERPGDDWR from the coding sequence ATGGCCGACACCAAGCTCATCGAGTGCTTCCCCAACCCCACGCCCGACCGTGACTACGTCATCGAGCACGTCGCCGAAGAGTTCACCAGCCTCTGCCCCAAGACCGGACACCCCGACTTCGGCGTCGTCGAACTCCGATACGTTCCCGACCAGACCTGCATCGAACTCAAATCCCTCAAGCTCTACCTCCAGAATTACCGCACCGAGGGCATTTTCTACGAAGCCGTCACCAACCAGATCGCCGATGATCTCCGTAAGGCCATGAGCCCGCGATGGATCGTGGTCCGGACCGACTGGCGCGGCCGAGGCGGTATCCGATCAACCATCACCGTCGAATTCGGTTCACGCCCGGGCGTCGACGACTGGTTCGATGAGGACGACGACCGACCCCTCGAACGACCAGGCGACGACTGGCGATAA
- the gatC gene encoding Asp-tRNA(Asn)/Glu-tRNA(Gln) amidotransferase subunit GatC encodes MSKPSPISASDVRHVAKLSRLSLSDDEVATMTDQLGSILSYIQKLSELDVEGVEPMAHPLDLTNALREDVEEPGLATDRALMNAPASDPPFFEVPKVLGDGSSA; translated from the coding sequence ATGTCCAAACCGAGTCCGATCAGTGCGTCTGATGTGCGTCACGTGGCGAAGCTGAGTCGTCTGAGTCTGAGCGACGACGAGGTGGCGACGATGACGGATCAGCTGGGGAGCATCCTGTCGTACATCCAGAAGCTGAGCGAGCTGGACGTGGAGGGTGTGGAGCCGATGGCGCACCCGCTGGACCTGACGAATGCCCTGCGTGAGGACGTTGAGGAGCCCGGGCTGGCGACGGACCGGGCGTTGATGAACGCGCCGGCGTCGGACCCGCCGTTTTTCGAGGTTCCGAAGGTGTTGGGTGACGGGTCGAGTGCCTGA
- the gatA gene encoding Asp-tRNA(Asn)/Glu-tRNA(Gln) amidotransferase subunit GatA translates to MAIDLTEATLAGLCASIASREVSSAEVVRGYLDRIASCDGTLCAYEEVWAEAALERAAAVDRGEVTGPLAGVPIGVKALFCTASGTTTASSKMLEGYRSPFTATSIARLEAAGAVVLGKTRMDEFAMGSSGENCGFGATRNPWDTDRVPGGSSSGSAAAIAADLCAGAIGTDTGGSIRQPAALCGVVGLKPTYGRISRWGMVAFASSLDQAGPLTHTVEDAALLLAAMSGGDPLDSTCADEPVPDDLTDVDADPGKIRLGLPRQYFGGGNTADVEAAVERAKAVFADAGAELVEIDLPHTDYGIPVYYIVATAEASSNLARYDGIHYGHRTATTDDLVELYAASRSEGFGPEVKRRIMLGTYALSSGYYDAYYNRALKVRRLIRQDFDAAFERCDAVLCPTTPGPAFRIGAKTDDPLAMYLNDIYTVNAPLAGLPAISVPGGMDDSEGRALPIGVQLIGRPFDEARMLRIARVYERATEHYRSRPDLGSATV, encoded by the coding sequence ATGGCTATAGATCTGACAGAGGCGACGCTGGCGGGGCTTTGTGCGTCGATCGCGTCGCGTGAGGTGTCTTCGGCGGAGGTTGTGCGGGGGTACCTGGATCGGATCGCGTCGTGCGACGGGACGCTTTGTGCCTATGAGGAGGTGTGGGCAGAGGCGGCGCTGGAGCGTGCGGCGGCGGTGGACCGCGGGGAGGTGACAGGGCCGCTGGCGGGTGTACCGATCGGTGTGAAGGCGTTGTTCTGCACGGCGTCGGGGACGACGACGGCGTCGTCGAAGATGCTGGAGGGGTATCGCTCGCCTTTCACGGCGACGTCGATTGCGCGTCTGGAGGCGGCGGGCGCGGTGGTGCTGGGCAAGACCCGGATGGACGAGTTTGCGATGGGCTCGTCGGGTGAGAACTGCGGTTTCGGCGCGACGCGGAACCCGTGGGACACGGATCGCGTGCCGGGCGGCTCATCGAGCGGGAGCGCGGCGGCGATCGCGGCGGACCTGTGTGCGGGGGCGATCGGCACGGACACGGGGGGTTCGATCCGTCAGCCGGCGGCGTTGTGTGGCGTGGTGGGTCTGAAGCCGACGTATGGCCGGATTTCGCGTTGGGGGATGGTGGCGTTCGCGTCGAGTCTGGATCAGGCGGGTCCGTTGACGCACACGGTGGAGGATGCGGCCCTGCTGCTGGCGGCGATGTCGGGGGGCGATCCGCTGGACTCGACGTGCGCGGACGAGCCGGTGCCCGATGATCTGACGGACGTGGATGCGGACCCGGGGAAGATCCGGTTGGGTCTGCCGAGGCAGTATTTCGGGGGCGGGAACACGGCGGACGTGGAGGCGGCGGTCGAGCGTGCCAAGGCGGTCTTCGCCGACGCTGGTGCGGAGCTGGTGGAGATCGACCTGCCGCACACGGATTACGGCATCCCGGTGTATTACATCGTGGCGACGGCGGAGGCCTCGTCGAACCTGGCGCGTTACGACGGGATTCACTACGGTCATCGGACGGCGACGACGGACGACCTGGTAGAGCTGTATGCGGCGAGTCGCTCGGAGGGTTTTGGTCCGGAGGTGAAGCGTCGGATCATGCTGGGGACGTATGCGTTGTCGAGCGGGTATTACGACGCGTACTACAACCGCGCGTTGAAGGTTCGGCGATTGATCCGTCAGGATTTTGACGCGGCGTTCGAGCGTTGTGACGCGGTGCTGTGCCCGACGACGCCGGGGCCGGCGTTTCGTATTGGTGCGAAGACGGACGATCCGCTGGCGATGTATCTGAATGACATTTACACCGTGAATGCGCCGCTGGCGGGTCTTCCTGCGATCAGCGTGCCCGGTGGGATGGACGATTCTGAGGGTCGTGCCCTGCCGATTGGCGTGCAGTTGATCGGGCGGCCGTTTGACGAGGCTCGTATGCTGCGGATCGCGCGTGTTTATGAGCGTGCGACGGAGCATTATCGTTCGCGGCCTGACCTCGGGTCGGCGACGGTTTGA
- a CDS encoding ROK family protein: MAKSALTLGVDLGGTNIQAGLLSAEGKLLARDSTKTKADEGAEAVLKRIVKLCDGILEAAGVDHDDVAGMGVGAPGALDVSKGVVIEAVNLRWNDFPLAKKLGEMAEMPVVIDNDVNVGAWGEYHAGAGTEGQDMLAVFIGTGIGGGLIINDRLYHGHFFTAGEIGHTTVAAHASIGRRTVENLASRNSMVLLIQKLIMSNHPSWLVEATEGDLGKIRSKLLAQAVKKQDPLAVEVVAHAAEVVGIAIANAVTLLSLPQVVVGGGLAEAMGDGLIKRIREAFDRHVFPGELKKCKLVASKLGDDAGVIGAALLARE; this comes from the coding sequence ATGGCTAAGTCAGCACTCACGCTCGGCGTCGATCTCGGTGGCACGAATATTCAGGCGGGTCTTCTGAGCGCGGAGGGCAAGCTGCTCGCTCGTGACAGCACGAAGACGAAGGCGGACGAGGGGGCGGAGGCGGTGCTCAAGCGGATCGTGAAGCTGTGCGACGGCATCCTTGAGGCAGCGGGTGTGGATCACGACGACGTTGCGGGGATGGGCGTGGGCGCGCCGGGTGCGCTGGACGTGTCGAAGGGTGTGGTGATCGAGGCGGTGAATCTGCGTTGGAATGACTTTCCGCTGGCGAAGAAGCTGGGCGAGATGGCGGAGATGCCGGTGGTGATCGACAACGACGTGAACGTCGGTGCGTGGGGTGAGTATCACGCGGGTGCGGGGACCGAGGGGCAGGACATGCTGGCGGTGTTCATCGGCACGGGGATTGGTGGCGGGCTGATCATCAATGATCGGCTGTACCACGGGCACTTTTTCACGGCGGGCGAGATCGGGCACACGACGGTGGCGGCGCACGCGAGCATCGGTCGTCGGACGGTGGAGAATCTGGCGAGCCGGAATTCGATGGTGCTGCTGATCCAGAAGCTGATCATGTCGAATCACCCGTCGTGGCTGGTGGAGGCGACGGAGGGCGACCTCGGCAAGATCCGGTCGAAGCTGCTGGCGCAGGCGGTGAAGAAGCAGGACCCGCTGGCGGTGGAGGTGGTGGCGCACGCGGCGGAGGTGGTGGGGATCGCGATCGCGAACGCGGTGACGCTGTTGAGTCTGCCGCAGGTCGTGGTGGGCGGGGGTCTGGCGGAGGCGATGGGCGATGGGTTGATCAAGCGGATCCGCGAGGCGTTTGACCGTCATGTGTTCCCGGGCGAACTGAAGAAGTGCAAACTGGTGGCGAGCAAGCTGGGTGATGACGCGGGCGTGATCGGCGCGGCGCTGCTGGCTCGGGAATAG
- a CDS encoding secondary thiamine-phosphate synthase enzyme YjbQ, whose protein sequence is MITLAIPTQSRDQMVDITAQVQQHINQAGITDGTAVVYVPHTTAGLTINENADPDVVHDMLRQLDVMVPWSQPFYRHAEGNSASHVKASMMGSSATLLIRDGRLVLGTWQGIYFCEFDGPRNRKAYLHLQT, encoded by the coding sequence ATGATCACGCTCGCCATCCCCACACAATCACGCGACCAGATGGTCGACATCACCGCGCAGGTCCAGCAGCACATCAATCAGGCCGGCATCACCGACGGCACCGCCGTCGTCTACGTCCCCCACACCACAGCGGGCCTCACCATCAACGAGAACGCCGACCCCGACGTCGTCCACGACATGCTCCGACAACTCGACGTCATGGTCCCCTGGTCGCAACCCTTCTACCGACACGCCGAGGGCAACAGCGCCTCCCACGTCAAGGCCTCCATGATGGGATCCTCCGCCACCCTCCTCATCCGAGACGGACGCCTCGTGCTCGGCACCTGGCAGGGCATCTACTTCTGCGAATTCGACGGCCCGCGAAACCGCAAGGCATACCTCCACCTCCAGACCTGA